A stretch of DNA from Cryptomeria japonica chromosome 4, Sugi_1.0, whole genome shotgun sequence:
tattaatattcattaatatatatattaaaatattcattgttaatattcattaatatatatattaaaatattcattattaatattcattaatatatatattaaaatatttattaactatAATCATTTATATAAACATTGTGACATCCTTACCTATCTGCACCCTCAGTAGTAGATTTTGGTCTGCAATTCCTTGTTGTTGTTCACAGTGTTCCTTACACCTTGCGCTACCTCCTTTTTCCCCCACCATAGCCCTACATCGATCTTCCTTAATACCTTATGGAGGGGAAGGGTCACATCCTTTAATCTCTTAATCAATTATACTTTGTACTTGGATAATGAGTCACTACTTATATTTGTAATGGCAGTCATTTATAATTGATCGTTGTCTTCTAGACAATCTCCTTTTTAATTTTAATCATTAACAAATATCTTCCCTAGCTTAAATGCTATCTTTCTAGATATAGTCGCACCTTTCCAAAATCACACCAAAGAGGATCACTATTTTGTTTGTTATTTCTTCTTTAATCATCTTTTAATAAGTCTTTGACTTAAGCATATAAGTCGCTCACTTTTGTCTTCATAAGTCGTTGTTCTTAGTAGCTTCTACCATTGTTGTTTATTAAGCATATCGACGGCTACCTTTGCTATGTAATTCACTAATATATTTCTCAATCACAATCAACTACCTTTAATCTCTATCGCTTCATTtaaaaagaagaattaaatcaCTGCACAATAACCTCCTTAATATTTTGTATTCGTATTTCCTACTTTGTAAATTCTTTCCTTGTGTGATTATACTTTTCtgagttgtctttgtcttcttgggTAGCTGCTCTCTTTAATTCATTTTCTAATAAATTCATTGTTGCTTTTATTACCTATCTGAATTTGATTTAGAAcatgtaaattatgtttataatataatattaatttatttttatttgaatatatcaataatattattagtaatagatattaaaaaatgttaattaaataataatatttaataaataaataaatttcaaataatcattcatttgttaattattatattaactattaattaataataataattgctcttatatatatataacgatcaaggaggggacatgacaagggGGATCCTTGAGAATGGTGATCTAGTGGATGGAAATGACTGGGGGTTTGGGCTGGGTGAAGAATGGTATCCAAACAACTACcgactccctaaggagaaggcaGAATCAGCAGCTCACTTCAATTGTGGCCCTGAATGTCCCATTGTCCTAGATGTGGCTCGTGCTCCTGTGGATGATGAATCTAAAGACTCCCATTGATTCCGGTTGTCACCTCTGTCCGGTTTCTCTATTTCCTGGTTATTGTTTCTTTTAAAGGCCTCTGGTATCTTCTTCCAATGGTTGTCAACTGGTGTTTTGTACTTGTCCAGCCTCCATTGCTGGTTTTTTGTATAGGAATAGAGCCATGGTAAGgtgttttcttcctggttctttccccctaccgctgTCACTGAACCAGGCCTTGTATTCTCGTATTttgtttaatacaagggtgttgcccatCTACAGCTATatacttattatatatatatatatatatatatatatatatatatatatatatatatatatatatatatatatatatatatatatatatatatatatatatatatatatattcaattaacaattaaaaaatgaactttatttttttaaataaaatataaaattactaCAACTCTCAACagtaatattaaatttaaaattcaaaacctCTTATTATAATTTATCTTATAGAAATAATCAATTTACTATTTAAATTCATTAGATTTGTTCATTATTAATTATGTACAGAGAATAAGCATAAAAGATCAAATTAAATTAACTTACATTAtgcacaaaaaaatattattttataaatttttaagaCAAAATACTTGTACCAgttaattatattaaataataagaAATGAGATTTATTTTTAACTATTAAAAAAGGTtttgtttctatttatttaataaataaaaaatgaaaaattataacaAACATTCTAGGTCTACTTTGACATTAcaaaatttaagtttaaatttattGAATGGACAATTAACCGACTTAAAAAAATTATCAACTTCGGCCCATTAtccatcaaaaaataataattaaaagacttAAAAAAATGTTGGGTGTCTCTACTTTTAGATAGTACTTGATCAAGTGTGAAAGCCAAACAAATACATTATGGCACAAATTAGTATTAGAACTAATAGATGCTCGTATGCTTCTAAGCTTAcaactattaatttttttattatagcaTATCTATATAATGTCTTATATGTAGATATACGCTTCTAATTTTGTAGCTATTAACCTTTTTATTATAGCATATCTATATAATGtctcatatgtacatatacatatctcATTACTTTAAAAAAAGAATCTCTTAACTTTGATGTAatcttaatgtttatttatttttttcacttCTTATTAAAGTAAGATTGAGTGATTGTCACTTTTGGACTTTCAAAATGTGTAACACTAGTATCTTAGTTGAAAATATATGTGACATATAAACTACCAAAATTGTAATAAGTGAGGGTTTCAAACCAAGTAATAGAGGTAATATTTGACACATTTGAACTTTATCTAACTAATCCACATAAATCATGGTAAAAATGGTAGCACCATTTAATGTAATTTAGAAAATGGTCAATAGTTCATTCCTCACATTAGATCAAATTTTAAATGTTATTCTCAATTTGTCAAAAATCCAAAGAACAAGGACATCCTACTAGCATTTGATAGGAACTTCGCAACAACGTGGCGTTGTTACAACTATGCAGTCTTTAAAAGTTACAAAAAAATGCCAATTTCATGTAATGTAAAGGTCTAGAAAGGATAATTTTGGAAAAAACCCTCATGTCATCAAATTAATAGTGCCAAAACATTAATAGGGGGGTTTATCCTAGAAGAGGTCTCATTTCATTAATTAGGCCCCCGTGAAACTTTTGGGCTACAATGATTGTATGAGGGCCACAAGTGGGTGTGGAATAGACTTCTTTCTAAATAAAGCACCATGTGTTATATATCTCACATACATGCAAAACACAAGAAAATTTTAAAAGAGAAATAAGTTATAAAAttgtaaatgaataaataaatacaaaCTAGAGATTTTGAGAGATATGCAATGACCATAGCCCACAAAGACAAGGAGCCCACTCAAAAAGGAAGCATTCCATCTCAAAATAGAGAGAGAAGAGAACCTCTAGAATAGAGAGAAATGAAAGGATTAAGAATCCCTTCTACCTCCCTCACCCCCGCCCCCCAAAGTGGACATTGGCCAGACCCCAAACAAATCTCACAAATGAAGGAACCTTCTTTCAATGAATGGATTGGTGAATATGTATATTCTACAATTAGATAATATTGAAGATCTTCTATGTAATCATGAATCAAATCTTAGATGAAGTACATGAGTATCTCAAAGTATTTAGGCCTTTGATAATGAATTGAATTCTTTGATATGTATATTACACTTTGATTTTCATAAAATATAATACTAAGTTTTTAAAATGAAATGCTAAACATAACAAAAAAATAGTTTAAAGCGAAATGACATCAATGATGGCATTGATTATTAATGTCAAGCTGAATAATTTTAGAAACAAAATCACCCTACAGCCATTTCACTTGCTTTTAAGTCAACCACAAAACATATCAACATGAAAAAGAATAATCGCAAGAAACCTAATACAACAAGAGACGCATAGTGTCATGTTCCTGCCGAGAGTTAGAAATGTGAAAGGTAGAAGAGAAAAGGCAAGGTAGAGGTGGCTTTTGGCAAGTAATGCTTTACAAATTATACCATTAAAAAGACTAGCATCAAGTTCCTACCATTAGTTTGGAGTAGATAAGAGTTGGGATTAAGATAGaggggaggaagaagaggaaagaaattgatagagagattgctaaAGGTAGAGGGATAGATAAAAGTAGAAAGATATAGATAAGGAGATTgacaaatagagaaagagagaaagagttgaagagatagataagtatatagggagagagatagagagagtaggaAATAGAGATATATGTGGCACTATgacagagagatagagataacAAATTCGAAATATATCGAAATCtaaatgttaaaaaaatatataatttataaaataataatttattttattaaaaaactatataattaattaaaatttaaatttaaattaaaaattaaaataaataaattaaatacaaaattgaaatatatcaaaattcaaatgttaATAAAAACAATAATTTAAGAAATAAGTATAAGTAATAAATTTATTAGATTGTTATATTGTAGAAAAAATGTAAAAGTAATTGCCCAAATATGTGATGCAAATCTATATTATAGTAAGCTTGAGTAATTGCTTTACATTTATGGACTATGGAATAATATAAATGTAGATGACTCATATACTTATTTATATTGTATTTATaaacaatcaaaatattttttaaatataattcttAAGAATATTAGCCATAAAACTGACCATTTTTTATAGTATATTTAAGTACTtactaatatttaataaaaaattgctttccataataatcatctcaaactttgaaagcctaaatattaattaattgtcGTATGGAAACATTTATTTCCTTTAGAAAATCCTTTGATCTTGTGAATAGGGTTTCATATAAATGATTACCAGTGCAGTACCGACGTTGAACGCATGGAGGAAGAGTTATAACGTGTGCAGCTTTTTCCCTGCCATTTGTTGGCATATGCATCTGTACTTGTGCGAGACTACCTAGTGGTAGGTGTAAAGAAGAAGACATAACTGTGTCGCCTACCTTCATGTATTACATATGTTCCACCTGGGTTCTGGTCTGTGTCATTTACAATCAGAATCATTTAAAACTGATACACACTATAAGCAGTGCAAGATCACATCATTAGCTATTTTACACTCTGAATgttcatacaaataccaaattaCTTGGAAGCGATTTTATCCTGTACAGATAAATGAGGGTCTGCTAAATATAAGTGCTTGCATTCTATGAATTTTTACATGCCCAAATTGTTTCAGGACAAAGATGCATGTATTCCTCACCATAGGTATAGCATTTCCATTTCTTAGCTCTTCCAATAATCAAATGCATTAAAATTTTGAATAGTAGTTTACAAATCAAAATCTGGTGAGTTTTTGTTCATTTATTGGCTCCATCTGAATGTTGCGATTTTTTTGGCATTTCAATGAGACAGGACTTTAGCAGTGCTATATTAGAAATTCTTAACAGCAAATGATGAAGAAAACTCTTACCTTTTGTTAAATTGCGTTTCTCAAATCACTAATTTGAATCCCATGTATAGGATACTTGATCTTAAAATTGGAAGACAAGTACTTCAGAAAGGGTTACTGTGGAATTGATGTTATTGCTGGAAATGTGGTAACTACCTACTTACCAGGTCAAGAATTTGATAGATGCAGGGGCGGATGTACTCAGAGTTGGGATGGGCTCAGGTTCAATGGAAGGTGGAAGTGCACATCTTATTACCCTGCAGAATAATGAAGTGTGCATTCATGGGGAATTATAGGGGCCCTACGGGTCTGCCCGACACTCTTAAGCTATTCCCCCACCCCACCCCTACGGGCAGTTCGCTAACTGGACTTGGGATACAGGTTATCCGGAGATGAATGGACTATCAAAATGGAGTCAAATCGGAAGCATGAATCCCTTTCCACTGAATCAAATCGATTGAGTTCGCTGCCTACTATTATAATAAGGGCATAGGAATGGTCCGAATGTTTTTTCAACAGAGAGATGAAATAAGCATTTTTGGGTGCTTTTGAAAATAAATCAGCAAAACACAAAATGTTTAATTATGTTGTATGATTACTGCAGAACGCACAAACTCATAGATGGTCTCCGAGAGTTTAAAATGTATATATTTTGGATTAATATACTGTAAGTTAGGGCTTTTCTCATCAAATTTTGAAGATTTTATTTTGCAACAAATTACCAGCCCCTGTATCAGTATGAGAATTTGGATGCTACATATGTGGGCCTTGGTTAAGGATATGAATGGAGAACCAGCAATGAATATTAGAAAACTTATAGCAGACATTTTGTTCAAACCTGGGCAGTCAATTAGGCATAGGTAGCCTTTGACGAGGGACAAAAGTGTGAGCCCTGCAACCATGCTCTGACAGCAACCAATTATTTTTAACTGTATGAAAATATTGATGGGAATTACAAGTACTAAGGTAAGATGACGCAAAAAAGTTTCGGAAATATTGCATTTGGTTATCTATGATCTTGTCAACATTTCCACCGTGCAACAAGTGATAGCAGCTTGCCTAAATTTGAAGCAGCAAACACACAATACATACCAACACACGGCTAAAACAAATCCAACAACTCACCTGAAAACACTGGTCGCAAATGGAACCCTTGATCATAGAACCAACCCTCAAAAACCACTGTTCTTTGACCAAAAATCACCATTTTTCACAAGGGGAAAAAGGTTACATTTTCATTTGAATCCAGGCAATGAGCTGCTTCTTTTCAGAATTGACGTAAATGAtgccaaatgcaaatgaaatgagctTGTCGAAGTTAAAACTGTGCAAATCTGAACTTTCGAGAGAAACTGCCTGAGGCTAAACACaagtatttattttaaattaaatctcCTCTGGCGAAACCAAATGAAATGTACTGAAAATAATGCGATTTCACCTCAAATCGTCCTCGGCAGAACTAATATAACAAATGCCATGAACACAGCTTAATCAACATGGAAGATACCATGCCATTGGACATTGCAGCATTTACAAAACACCAAACATAAATAATCTCCTgacaaaatataatattttgacaCAGTGCATAGATACTTATACAGTATCAAACGTTTTCGCCATTATTAGTTTTGGAAATTGTAATAGATTTAGCAATTGTATTCTAACCGTACAGTACAATAAGACGTCATAGAAAATCTATGCCAACAGTCCATTTAATCTGGGCATCAATGTACTGATGAATTAGATTTCTCAGATGGGATTCTCTTCTGTATCGCACAAAATTTCTTAATGAGATtttaagaaaagaaagaagataagATAGAATTTCTTGTACAGATTTTGATGGCGatgaaaattatttttctttaatattttttggtTAAACTTAACGATGGTATTGTAAATTACATTAACAAGTTGAAATCAACAAAGACAAAATCTACCATTCACGTAGGTCTGCAAAGGCTAAGTTAACAGACATGACCCTTGATCTTGTCCCATGAAGGACGTAAGTTTGTATTTATTCAACCATTATCACTAGTATTTTGGCATCCATCTTGTTATTCTTCTAGGAAGGGACCAGAGAAGCAAAATGAGCGCATTTCGAAGCATCCCCTCCATTTGTAAAAGTTCGAAATATGTTCCTTCCCCAAAACTCCAAGATAAAATGTTGGATCCTCCTCCCCAATGGCGAAAATGCTCTCTTCCCCAAACACCAAATAGTAAGGGTGTCATTTCTGGTATTCTTGGCCCTTCACCAATGACACCCAATAGTAAGTGTAGGATTTCTCGATCTAGATCTAGAATGGAAAGAAATTCCACTAGGAGTAGCACATCTTTTGGGTATCTTTATCCTTCAGAGGAGATCATGAAAGAATTGTATGTTAATTTTGTTCAAGATATGAATCCAGACGAAGTAGACTTCATGCCAAGCCTAATGTTTCAAGTAGAGCAAGCTCATTGGCACTATGAGGACAATATAGTAGATCAAGATCCTCGTTTCAAGTCCCTTAGCATAAAGGACTTCACCTATCTTTTCTTTAAGAGTTGTGATGCATTTAAAATTTACCATGCCAAccatgtagatgatatacttgatgAATTCAAGGCCTTTAAGCACTCCGTTCCAGTTGCGGGCTCAATAATTTTGGACCAGTCCCATCAGAGGTGTTTGCTTGTGAAGGGCTGGAAGAGTAATTCTTGGAGTTTTCCTAGGGGAAAGAGGGAAGATCCTGATGAAAAAGATCACATATGTGCTATTAGAGAAACCATGGAAGAGGTAGGATATGATATAAGCCCATTTTTGAATATCAATGACCTCATTGAGCATTCTGAAGAGAAGAAACGAATGGTTTTGTATATTATCAGAGGAGTGGATGAGAAATATCCTTTTGAACCAAGGACCAAAAAGGAAGTCAGTGAAATTGCTTGGCATCCACTCCAAATCATGGGAAAAAAACATAACAAGTATTTTATGGTTGGCCCATTTCTACACAAATTGGAGAAGTGGATTAAAAGAAATCGCTTGATCTCATCTACAACACCACTGAATGAAATTGGCGAGATATGCACTATTTGGAAAGCTGATAAAGAACAAATGAATTCGACTCCAAGGAGGTTTTCTGTAACACCCAATGTTAAAATTAATACTCCTAACCCTTTTCAAATGGGTCCTTCAACTCCATGTAGAGAGCTTCAAAATAGTACCCCTAATTCTGCTCAAAAGCGTGCTTCCACTCCTAGTTGGAGTAAAAGTAATCTCAATAATTGTAGTCAAAGGTGTTCTTCCAGTCATTGTTGGAATTCTCAAACTAGTTCTCCTTGTTCAAATAGTTCTAGATATCATTATCCTAAAACAGAATCAATTACTTCTCCTTATCCACCTAGATCTTCTCCTTGTCCACCAAGATCAATTACTTCTCCTTATCCACCTAGATCTTCTCCTTATCCACCTAGATCAATTACTTCTCCTTATCCACCTAGACCTTCTCCTTGTCCACCTAGATCTCCTGATTCAAGTACTTATTCAAGTTCTTCTCCTTATCCTAAATATCGTACTCCTCATCATAGAAAAATGGAGGCTTCAGATGCATCTTCGTGGTTAAGATGGTAGttcttttaaagtttgaaaaatcaTGAGAACAAAAAGAGTTGTTTATTGATTGTACACGATTCTTCTACATCAGTATATAGCAAGATATAATAAACTTTTACCAGACACAATCATGATATTTCAGAAATCTATTTTCCTTAGCAATATATAAATAATAAGAAGTGATGAATTTGTGGATATATAGAATAGTAGAACAACAGATGTCATTACTTGCTATTAAATATATCTACCAAACCAAGAAAATATTGGTTTGTTTTCTCCAGTTATATTTTAGATTAGATGTTTTAAGTTGATATCTCTCCTGCTAAATATATGATTTATGAAGATATTGAATTTACTTAATGTATTTAGCAGACAGGTTCTCGTTACACGGGCCAATAAGCTTTCTGCAGTTTTTATGGTTCTCGTTATTGATAAAATCTTTTGTATAGCCTTTGTCTAAGCTTTCATAAAGGTTTGGTTTGAAATAATAGTTGCAGAGCAGCATTCTACAAATTTTGCCAGCATCCCAACTGCTTGATAGGAGCTTTGGACAGCATATTGATCTCCAGCAAGGTGTAATGAAAGTAGCGGTTTTGTAAGATATTATGTtggttattatttatttttattgtttctaTTATTTTGGAATCTACACgtcatttttatttctatttatttgatttacactgttttttattaaggatcaaATACCCAAAACTCTAATAACAAaatcatttgatttacattgttgaATATTCACAACTCTAACTACTATTTAATTAAGTTATTTAAATCTTGATGGTTCTATTCTATTTCTCTATATTTTATTATCTAGTACTTATTGGCATGTTTCTTTGTAGTTTGGTACTTTGAA
This window harbors:
- the LOC131875237 gene encoding mRNA-decapping enzyme subunit 2-like codes for the protein MERNSTRSSTSFGYLYPSEEIMKELYVNFVQDMNPDEVDFMPSLMFQVEQAHWHYEDNIVDQDPRFKSLSIKDFTYLFFKSCDAFKIYHANHVDDILDEFKAFKHSVPVAGSIILDQSHQRCLLVKGWKSNSWSFPRGKREDPDEKDHICAIRETMEEVGYDISPFLNINDLIEHSEEKKRMVLYIIRGVDEKYPFEPRTKKEVSEIAWHPLQIMGKKHNKYFMVGPFLHKLEKWIKRNRLISSTTPLNEIGEICTIWKADKEQMNSTPRRFSVTPNVKINTPNPFQMGPSTPCRELQNSTPNSAQKRASTPSWSKSNLNNCSQRQVLVTRANKLSAVFMVLVIDKIFCIAFV